One region of Gouania willdenowi chromosome 13, fGouWil2.1, whole genome shotgun sequence genomic DNA includes:
- the fli1 gene encoding Friend leukemia integration 1 transcription factor isoform X1, whose amino-acid sequence MMDNRESPLDTQHPWVCLSVDMFQTVPDTSSYVKEALSVVSEDQSLFEPPYAAAAPLPKTDMTASGTQDYGQTHKINPLPPQQEWINQPVRVNVKREYEHMNGSSRESPVDCTVGKCNKLVATNDTSQMTYGSYMDEKNAPPPNMTTNERRVIVPADPSLWSQDHVRQWLEWAIKEYGLLEIDTAVFQNTDGKALCKMSKEDFLRLTTMYNAEVLLSHLNYLRESSSSLSYNTPSHTDPSPRLAAKEDPSYDSVRRTGWSNNMHSGKGSPVVTQNVTKTAEQPRAQPDPYQILGPTSSRLANPGSGQIQLWQFLLELLSDSANAGCITWEGTNGEFKMTDPDEVARRWGERKSKPNMNYDKLSRALRYYYDKNIMTKVHGKRYAYKFDFHGIAQALQPHPTESSMYKYPSELAYVPSYHAHQQKVNFVSPHPPSMPVTSSNFFGPTTQYWSSPTAGIYPNPNVPRHPNTHVPSHLGSYY is encoded by the exons ATGATGGATAACCGAGAG aGCCCACTGGACACCCAGCACCCTTGGGTCTGTCTCTCAGTAGACATGTTTCAGACTGTTCCTGACACGTCGTCTTACGTCAAG GAGGCGCTATCAGTGGTGAGTGAAGACCAGTCCTTATTTGAGCCTCCATACGCTGCTGCTGCCCCTCTCCCCAAAACAGATATGACTGCATCTGGCACACAGGACTACGGCCAGACCCACAAAATCAACCCCTTACCTCCACAGCAGGAGTGGATCAACCAGCCAGTGAGGGTCAATGTCAAGAGAGAGTATGAGCACATGAACGGATCCAG CAGAGAGTCTCCCGTGGACTGCACTGTGGGTAAATGTAATAAGCTAGTGGCGACCAATGACACATCCCAGATGACCTATGGAAGCTACATGGATGAGAAGAATGCTCCTCCCCCCAACATGACCACCAATGAGAGGAGAGTTATCGTACCTGCAG ACCCATCACTGTGGTCTCAGGACCATGTGCGCCAGTGGCTAGAATGGGCGATTAAGGAGTACGGCCTCTTAGAGATCGACACCGCAGTTTTTCAGAACACAGACGGCAAAGCGCTCTGCAAGATGAGCAAGGAGGACTTTCTCCGTCTCACCACCATGTACAACGCAGAAGTGCTTCTCTCTCATCTCAATTACCTCAGGGAAA GTAGCTCATCTTTATCCTACAACACACCATCTCACACGGATCCATCCCCACGACTGGCTGCCAAAGAAG ACCCCTCATATGATTCAGTACGGCGGACTGGCTGGTCCAACAACATGCACAGTGGCAAAG GCTCACCAGTGGTTActcaaaatgtgacaaagactgCTGAGCAACCACGCGCTCAGCCAG ATCCCTATCAGATTCTGGGCCCCACCAGCAGTCGACTTGCCAATCCAG GTTCAGGTCAGATCCAACTGTGGCAGTTCCTCCTGGAGCTTCTGTCCGACAGCGCTAATGCAGGCTGCATCACTTGGGAAGGCACCAACGGAGAGTTCAAGATGACGGATCCCGACGAGGTGGCGCGGCGCTGGGGCGAGCGCAAGAGCAAGCCCAACATGAACTATGACAAGCTGAGCCGTGCGTTGCGCTACTATTATGACAAAAACATCATGACGAAGGTGCACGGCAAACGCTACGCATACAAGTTTGACTTCCATGGGATTGCTCAGGCGCTGCAGCCGCACCCCACCGAGTCCTCCATGTACAAATATCCTTCTGAACTAGCCTACGTGCCCTCCTACCACGCCCACCAGCAGAAGGTCAACTTTGTGTCCCCACACCCTCCGTCAATGCCCGTCACTTCCTCCAATTTCTTTGGACCCACAACTCAGTACTGGAGCTCACCTACTGCAGGGATCTACCCCAACCCAAATGTCCCTCGCCACCCAAACACTCATGTGCCATCCCACTTGGGCAGTTATTATTGA
- the fli1 gene encoding Friend leukemia integration 1 transcription factor isoform X4 yields the protein MMDNRESPLDTQHPWVCLSVDMFQTVPDTSSYVKEALSVVSEDQSLFEPPYAAAAPLPKTDMTASGTQDYGQTHKINPLPPQQEWINQPVRVNVKREYEHMNGSSRESPVDCTVGKCNKLVATNDTSQMTYGSYMDEKNAPPPNMTTNERRVIVPADPSLWSQDHVRQWLEWAIKEYGLLEIDTAVFQNTDGKALCKMSKEDFLRLTTMYNAEVLLSHLNYLRENPSYDSVRRTGWSNNMHSGKGSPVVTQNVTKTAEQPRAQPDPYQILGPTSSRLANPGSGQIQLWQFLLELLSDSANAGCITWEGTNGEFKMTDPDEVARRWGERKSKPNMNYDKLSRALRYYYDKNIMTKVHGKRYAYKFDFHGIAQALQPHPTESSMYKYPSELAYVPSYHAHQQKVNFVSPHPPSMPVTSSNFFGPTTQYWSSPTAGIYPNPNVPRHPNTHVPSHLGSYY from the exons ATGATGGATAACCGAGAG aGCCCACTGGACACCCAGCACCCTTGGGTCTGTCTCTCAGTAGACATGTTTCAGACTGTTCCTGACACGTCGTCTTACGTCAAG GAGGCGCTATCAGTGGTGAGTGAAGACCAGTCCTTATTTGAGCCTCCATACGCTGCTGCTGCCCCTCTCCCCAAAACAGATATGACTGCATCTGGCACACAGGACTACGGCCAGACCCACAAAATCAACCCCTTACCTCCACAGCAGGAGTGGATCAACCAGCCAGTGAGGGTCAATGTCAAGAGAGAGTATGAGCACATGAACGGATCCAG CAGAGAGTCTCCCGTGGACTGCACTGTGGGTAAATGTAATAAGCTAGTGGCGACCAATGACACATCCCAGATGACCTATGGAAGCTACATGGATGAGAAGAATGCTCCTCCCCCCAACATGACCACCAATGAGAGGAGAGTTATCGTACCTGCAG ACCCATCACTGTGGTCTCAGGACCATGTGCGCCAGTGGCTAGAATGGGCGATTAAGGAGTACGGCCTCTTAGAGATCGACACCGCAGTTTTTCAGAACACAGACGGCAAAGCGCTCTGCAAGATGAGCAAGGAGGACTTTCTCCGTCTCACCACCATGTACAACGCAGAAGTGCTTCTCTCTCATCTCAATTACCTCAGGGAAA ACCCCTCATATGATTCAGTACGGCGGACTGGCTGGTCCAACAACATGCACAGTGGCAAAG GCTCACCAGTGGTTActcaaaatgtgacaaagactgCTGAGCAACCACGCGCTCAGCCAG ATCCCTATCAGATTCTGGGCCCCACCAGCAGTCGACTTGCCAATCCAG GTTCAGGTCAGATCCAACTGTGGCAGTTCCTCCTGGAGCTTCTGTCCGACAGCGCTAATGCAGGCTGCATCACTTGGGAAGGCACCAACGGAGAGTTCAAGATGACGGATCCCGACGAGGTGGCGCGGCGCTGGGGCGAGCGCAAGAGCAAGCCCAACATGAACTATGACAAGCTGAGCCGTGCGTTGCGCTACTATTATGACAAAAACATCATGACGAAGGTGCACGGCAAACGCTACGCATACAAGTTTGACTTCCATGGGATTGCTCAGGCGCTGCAGCCGCACCCCACCGAGTCCTCCATGTACAAATATCCTTCTGAACTAGCCTACGTGCCCTCCTACCACGCCCACCAGCAGAAGGTCAACTTTGTGTCCCCACACCCTCCGTCAATGCCCGTCACTTCCTCCAATTTCTTTGGACCCACAACTCAGTACTGGAGCTCACCTACTGCAGGGATCTACCCCAACCCAAATGTCCCTCGCCACCCAAACACTCATGTGCCATCCCACTTGGGCAGTTATTATTGA
- the fli1 gene encoding Friend leukemia integration 1 transcription factor isoform X2, whose product MMDNRESPLDTQHPWVCLSVDMFQTVPDTSSYVKEALSVVSEDQSLFEPPYAAAAPLPKTDMTASGTQDYGQTHKINPLPPQQEWINQPVRVNVKREYEHMNGSRESPVDCTVGKCNKLVATNDTSQMTYGSYMDEKNAPPPNMTTNERRVIVPADPSLWSQDHVRQWLEWAIKEYGLLEIDTAVFQNTDGKALCKMSKEDFLRLTTMYNAEVLLSHLNYLRESSSSLSYNTPSHTDPSPRLAAKEDPSYDSVRRTGWSNNMHSGKGSPVVTQNVTKTAEQPRAQPDPYQILGPTSSRLANPGSGQIQLWQFLLELLSDSANAGCITWEGTNGEFKMTDPDEVARRWGERKSKPNMNYDKLSRALRYYYDKNIMTKVHGKRYAYKFDFHGIAQALQPHPTESSMYKYPSELAYVPSYHAHQQKVNFVSPHPPSMPVTSSNFFGPTTQYWSSPTAGIYPNPNVPRHPNTHVPSHLGSYY is encoded by the exons ATGATGGATAACCGAGAG aGCCCACTGGACACCCAGCACCCTTGGGTCTGTCTCTCAGTAGACATGTTTCAGACTGTTCCTGACACGTCGTCTTACGTCAAG GAGGCGCTATCAGTGGTGAGTGAAGACCAGTCCTTATTTGAGCCTCCATACGCTGCTGCTGCCCCTCTCCCCAAAACAGATATGACTGCATCTGGCACACAGGACTACGGCCAGACCCACAAAATCAACCCCTTACCTCCACAGCAGGAGTGGATCAACCAGCCAGTGAGGGTCAATGTCAAGAGAGAGTATGAGCACATGAACGGATCCAG AGAGTCTCCCGTGGACTGCACTGTGGGTAAATGTAATAAGCTAGTGGCGACCAATGACACATCCCAGATGACCTATGGAAGCTACATGGATGAGAAGAATGCTCCTCCCCCCAACATGACCACCAATGAGAGGAGAGTTATCGTACCTGCAG ACCCATCACTGTGGTCTCAGGACCATGTGCGCCAGTGGCTAGAATGGGCGATTAAGGAGTACGGCCTCTTAGAGATCGACACCGCAGTTTTTCAGAACACAGACGGCAAAGCGCTCTGCAAGATGAGCAAGGAGGACTTTCTCCGTCTCACCACCATGTACAACGCAGAAGTGCTTCTCTCTCATCTCAATTACCTCAGGGAAA GTAGCTCATCTTTATCCTACAACACACCATCTCACACGGATCCATCCCCACGACTGGCTGCCAAAGAAG ACCCCTCATATGATTCAGTACGGCGGACTGGCTGGTCCAACAACATGCACAGTGGCAAAG GCTCACCAGTGGTTActcaaaatgtgacaaagactgCTGAGCAACCACGCGCTCAGCCAG ATCCCTATCAGATTCTGGGCCCCACCAGCAGTCGACTTGCCAATCCAG GTTCAGGTCAGATCCAACTGTGGCAGTTCCTCCTGGAGCTTCTGTCCGACAGCGCTAATGCAGGCTGCATCACTTGGGAAGGCACCAACGGAGAGTTCAAGATGACGGATCCCGACGAGGTGGCGCGGCGCTGGGGCGAGCGCAAGAGCAAGCCCAACATGAACTATGACAAGCTGAGCCGTGCGTTGCGCTACTATTATGACAAAAACATCATGACGAAGGTGCACGGCAAACGCTACGCATACAAGTTTGACTTCCATGGGATTGCTCAGGCGCTGCAGCCGCACCCCACCGAGTCCTCCATGTACAAATATCCTTCTGAACTAGCCTACGTGCCCTCCTACCACGCCCACCAGCAGAAGGTCAACTTTGTGTCCCCACACCCTCCGTCAATGCCCGTCACTTCCTCCAATTTCTTTGGACCCACAACTCAGTACTGGAGCTCACCTACTGCAGGGATCTACCCCAACCCAAATGTCCCTCGCCACCCAAACACTCATGTGCCATCCCACTTGGGCAGTTATTATTGA
- the fli1 gene encoding Friend leukemia integration 1 transcription factor isoform X3 — translation MFQTVPDTSSYVKEALSVVSEDQSLFEPPYAAAAPLPKTDMTASGTQDYGQTHKINPLPPQQEWINQPVRVNVKREYEHMNGSSRESPVDCTVGKCNKLVATNDTSQMTYGSYMDEKNAPPPNMTTNERRVIVPADPSLWSQDHVRQWLEWAIKEYGLLEIDTAVFQNTDGKALCKMSKEDFLRLTTMYNAEVLLSHLNYLRESSSSLSYNTPSHTDPSPRLAAKEDPSYDSVRRTGWSNNMHSGKGSPVVTQNVTKTAEQPRAQPDPYQILGPTSSRLANPGSGQIQLWQFLLELLSDSANAGCITWEGTNGEFKMTDPDEVARRWGERKSKPNMNYDKLSRALRYYYDKNIMTKVHGKRYAYKFDFHGIAQALQPHPTESSMYKYPSELAYVPSYHAHQQKVNFVSPHPPSMPVTSSNFFGPTTQYWSSPTAGIYPNPNVPRHPNTHVPSHLGSYY, via the exons ATGTTTCAGACTGTTCCTGACACGTCGTCTTACGTCAAG GAGGCGCTATCAGTGGTGAGTGAAGACCAGTCCTTATTTGAGCCTCCATACGCTGCTGCTGCCCCTCTCCCCAAAACAGATATGACTGCATCTGGCACACAGGACTACGGCCAGACCCACAAAATCAACCCCTTACCTCCACAGCAGGAGTGGATCAACCAGCCAGTGAGGGTCAATGTCAAGAGAGAGTATGAGCACATGAACGGATCCAG CAGAGAGTCTCCCGTGGACTGCACTGTGGGTAAATGTAATAAGCTAGTGGCGACCAATGACACATCCCAGATGACCTATGGAAGCTACATGGATGAGAAGAATGCTCCTCCCCCCAACATGACCACCAATGAGAGGAGAGTTATCGTACCTGCAG ACCCATCACTGTGGTCTCAGGACCATGTGCGCCAGTGGCTAGAATGGGCGATTAAGGAGTACGGCCTCTTAGAGATCGACACCGCAGTTTTTCAGAACACAGACGGCAAAGCGCTCTGCAAGATGAGCAAGGAGGACTTTCTCCGTCTCACCACCATGTACAACGCAGAAGTGCTTCTCTCTCATCTCAATTACCTCAGGGAAA GTAGCTCATCTTTATCCTACAACACACCATCTCACACGGATCCATCCCCACGACTGGCTGCCAAAGAAG ACCCCTCATATGATTCAGTACGGCGGACTGGCTGGTCCAACAACATGCACAGTGGCAAAG GCTCACCAGTGGTTActcaaaatgtgacaaagactgCTGAGCAACCACGCGCTCAGCCAG ATCCCTATCAGATTCTGGGCCCCACCAGCAGTCGACTTGCCAATCCAG GTTCAGGTCAGATCCAACTGTGGCAGTTCCTCCTGGAGCTTCTGTCCGACAGCGCTAATGCAGGCTGCATCACTTGGGAAGGCACCAACGGAGAGTTCAAGATGACGGATCCCGACGAGGTGGCGCGGCGCTGGGGCGAGCGCAAGAGCAAGCCCAACATGAACTATGACAAGCTGAGCCGTGCGTTGCGCTACTATTATGACAAAAACATCATGACGAAGGTGCACGGCAAACGCTACGCATACAAGTTTGACTTCCATGGGATTGCTCAGGCGCTGCAGCCGCACCCCACCGAGTCCTCCATGTACAAATATCCTTCTGAACTAGCCTACGTGCCCTCCTACCACGCCCACCAGCAGAAGGTCAACTTTGTGTCCCCACACCCTCCGTCAATGCCCGTCACTTCCTCCAATTTCTTTGGACCCACAACTCAGTACTGGAGCTCACCTACTGCAGGGATCTACCCCAACCCAAATGTCCCTCGCCACCCAAACACTCATGTGCCATCCCACTTGGGCAGTTATTATTGA
- the fli1 gene encoding Friend leukemia integration 1 transcription factor isoform X5, which yields MDGTIKEALSVVSEDQSLFEPPYAAAAPLPKTDMTASGTQDYGQTHKINPLPPQQEWINQPVRVNVKREYEHMNGSSRESPVDCTVGKCNKLVATNDTSQMTYGSYMDEKNAPPPNMTTNERRVIVPADPSLWSQDHVRQWLEWAIKEYGLLEIDTAVFQNTDGKALCKMSKEDFLRLTTMYNAEVLLSHLNYLRESSSSLSYNTPSHTDPSPRLAAKEDPSYDSVRRTGWSNNMHSGKGSPVVTQNVTKTAEQPRAQPDPYQILGPTSSRLANPGSGQIQLWQFLLELLSDSANAGCITWEGTNGEFKMTDPDEVARRWGERKSKPNMNYDKLSRALRYYYDKNIMTKVHGKRYAYKFDFHGIAQALQPHPTESSMYKYPSELAYVPSYHAHQQKVNFVSPHPPSMPVTSSNFFGPTTQYWSSPTAGIYPNPNVPRHPNTHVPSHLGSYY from the exons ATGGACGGAACTATTAAG GAGGCGCTATCAGTGGTGAGTGAAGACCAGTCCTTATTTGAGCCTCCATACGCTGCTGCTGCCCCTCTCCCCAAAACAGATATGACTGCATCTGGCACACAGGACTACGGCCAGACCCACAAAATCAACCCCTTACCTCCACAGCAGGAGTGGATCAACCAGCCAGTGAGGGTCAATGTCAAGAGAGAGTATGAGCACATGAACGGATCCAG CAGAGAGTCTCCCGTGGACTGCACTGTGGGTAAATGTAATAAGCTAGTGGCGACCAATGACACATCCCAGATGACCTATGGAAGCTACATGGATGAGAAGAATGCTCCTCCCCCCAACATGACCACCAATGAGAGGAGAGTTATCGTACCTGCAG ACCCATCACTGTGGTCTCAGGACCATGTGCGCCAGTGGCTAGAATGGGCGATTAAGGAGTACGGCCTCTTAGAGATCGACACCGCAGTTTTTCAGAACACAGACGGCAAAGCGCTCTGCAAGATGAGCAAGGAGGACTTTCTCCGTCTCACCACCATGTACAACGCAGAAGTGCTTCTCTCTCATCTCAATTACCTCAGGGAAA GTAGCTCATCTTTATCCTACAACACACCATCTCACACGGATCCATCCCCACGACTGGCTGCCAAAGAAG ACCCCTCATATGATTCAGTACGGCGGACTGGCTGGTCCAACAACATGCACAGTGGCAAAG GCTCACCAGTGGTTActcaaaatgtgacaaagactgCTGAGCAACCACGCGCTCAGCCAG ATCCCTATCAGATTCTGGGCCCCACCAGCAGTCGACTTGCCAATCCAG GTTCAGGTCAGATCCAACTGTGGCAGTTCCTCCTGGAGCTTCTGTCCGACAGCGCTAATGCAGGCTGCATCACTTGGGAAGGCACCAACGGAGAGTTCAAGATGACGGATCCCGACGAGGTGGCGCGGCGCTGGGGCGAGCGCAAGAGCAAGCCCAACATGAACTATGACAAGCTGAGCCGTGCGTTGCGCTACTATTATGACAAAAACATCATGACGAAGGTGCACGGCAAACGCTACGCATACAAGTTTGACTTCCATGGGATTGCTCAGGCGCTGCAGCCGCACCCCACCGAGTCCTCCATGTACAAATATCCTTCTGAACTAGCCTACGTGCCCTCCTACCACGCCCACCAGCAGAAGGTCAACTTTGTGTCCCCACACCCTCCGTCAATGCCCGTCACTTCCTCCAATTTCTTTGGACCCACAACTCAGTACTGGAGCTCACCTACTGCAGGGATCTACCCCAACCCAAATGTCCCTCGCCACCCAAACACTCATGTGCCATCCCACTTGGGCAGTTATTATTGA
- the fli1 gene encoding Friend leukemia integration 1 transcription factor isoform X6 — protein MDGTIKEALSVVSEDQSLFEPPYAAAAPLPKTDMTASGTQDYGQTHKINPLPPQQEWINQPVRVNVKREYEHMNGSRESPVDCTVGKCNKLVATNDTSQMTYGSYMDEKNAPPPNMTTNERRVIVPADPSLWSQDHVRQWLEWAIKEYGLLEIDTAVFQNTDGKALCKMSKEDFLRLTTMYNAEVLLSHLNYLRESSSSLSYNTPSHTDPSPRLAAKEDPSYDSVRRTGWSNNMHSGKGSPVVTQNVTKTAEQPRAQPDPYQILGPTSSRLANPGSGQIQLWQFLLELLSDSANAGCITWEGTNGEFKMTDPDEVARRWGERKSKPNMNYDKLSRALRYYYDKNIMTKVHGKRYAYKFDFHGIAQALQPHPTESSMYKYPSELAYVPSYHAHQQKVNFVSPHPPSMPVTSSNFFGPTTQYWSSPTAGIYPNPNVPRHPNTHVPSHLGSYY, from the exons ATGGACGGAACTATTAAG GAGGCGCTATCAGTGGTGAGTGAAGACCAGTCCTTATTTGAGCCTCCATACGCTGCTGCTGCCCCTCTCCCCAAAACAGATATGACTGCATCTGGCACACAGGACTACGGCCAGACCCACAAAATCAACCCCTTACCTCCACAGCAGGAGTGGATCAACCAGCCAGTGAGGGTCAATGTCAAGAGAGAGTATGAGCACATGAACGGATCCAG AGAGTCTCCCGTGGACTGCACTGTGGGTAAATGTAATAAGCTAGTGGCGACCAATGACACATCCCAGATGACCTATGGAAGCTACATGGATGAGAAGAATGCTCCTCCCCCCAACATGACCACCAATGAGAGGAGAGTTATCGTACCTGCAG ACCCATCACTGTGGTCTCAGGACCATGTGCGCCAGTGGCTAGAATGGGCGATTAAGGAGTACGGCCTCTTAGAGATCGACACCGCAGTTTTTCAGAACACAGACGGCAAAGCGCTCTGCAAGATGAGCAAGGAGGACTTTCTCCGTCTCACCACCATGTACAACGCAGAAGTGCTTCTCTCTCATCTCAATTACCTCAGGGAAA GTAGCTCATCTTTATCCTACAACACACCATCTCACACGGATCCATCCCCACGACTGGCTGCCAAAGAAG ACCCCTCATATGATTCAGTACGGCGGACTGGCTGGTCCAACAACATGCACAGTGGCAAAG GCTCACCAGTGGTTActcaaaatgtgacaaagactgCTGAGCAACCACGCGCTCAGCCAG ATCCCTATCAGATTCTGGGCCCCACCAGCAGTCGACTTGCCAATCCAG GTTCAGGTCAGATCCAACTGTGGCAGTTCCTCCTGGAGCTTCTGTCCGACAGCGCTAATGCAGGCTGCATCACTTGGGAAGGCACCAACGGAGAGTTCAAGATGACGGATCCCGACGAGGTGGCGCGGCGCTGGGGCGAGCGCAAGAGCAAGCCCAACATGAACTATGACAAGCTGAGCCGTGCGTTGCGCTACTATTATGACAAAAACATCATGACGAAGGTGCACGGCAAACGCTACGCATACAAGTTTGACTTCCATGGGATTGCTCAGGCGCTGCAGCCGCACCCCACCGAGTCCTCCATGTACAAATATCCTTCTGAACTAGCCTACGTGCCCTCCTACCACGCCCACCAGCAGAAGGTCAACTTTGTGTCCCCACACCCTCCGTCAATGCCCGTCACTTCCTCCAATTTCTTTGGACCCACAACTCAGTACTGGAGCTCACCTACTGCAGGGATCTACCCCAACCCAAATGTCCCTCGCCACCCAAACACTCATGTGCCATCCCACTTGGGCAGTTATTATTGA
- the fli1 gene encoding Friend leukemia integration 1 transcription factor isoform X7 has product MTASGTQDYGQTHKINPLPPQQEWINQPVRVNVKREYEHMNGSSRESPVDCTVGKCNKLVATNDTSQMTYGSYMDEKNAPPPNMTTNERRVIVPADPSLWSQDHVRQWLEWAIKEYGLLEIDTAVFQNTDGKALCKMSKEDFLRLTTMYNAEVLLSHLNYLRESSSSLSYNTPSHTDPSPRLAAKEDPSYDSVRRTGWSNNMHSGKGSPVVTQNVTKTAEQPRAQPDPYQILGPTSSRLANPGSGQIQLWQFLLELLSDSANAGCITWEGTNGEFKMTDPDEVARRWGERKSKPNMNYDKLSRALRYYYDKNIMTKVHGKRYAYKFDFHGIAQALQPHPTESSMYKYPSELAYVPSYHAHQQKVNFVSPHPPSMPVTSSNFFGPTTQYWSSPTAGIYPNPNVPRHPNTHVPSHLGSYY; this is encoded by the exons ATGACTGCATCTGGCACACAGGACTACGGCCAGACCCACAAAATCAACCCCTTACCTCCACAGCAGGAGTGGATCAACCAGCCAGTGAGGGTCAATGTCAAGAGAGAGTATGAGCACATGAACGGATCCAG CAGAGAGTCTCCCGTGGACTGCACTGTGGGTAAATGTAATAAGCTAGTGGCGACCAATGACACATCCCAGATGACCTATGGAAGCTACATGGATGAGAAGAATGCTCCTCCCCCCAACATGACCACCAATGAGAGGAGAGTTATCGTACCTGCAG ACCCATCACTGTGGTCTCAGGACCATGTGCGCCAGTGGCTAGAATGGGCGATTAAGGAGTACGGCCTCTTAGAGATCGACACCGCAGTTTTTCAGAACACAGACGGCAAAGCGCTCTGCAAGATGAGCAAGGAGGACTTTCTCCGTCTCACCACCATGTACAACGCAGAAGTGCTTCTCTCTCATCTCAATTACCTCAGGGAAA GTAGCTCATCTTTATCCTACAACACACCATCTCACACGGATCCATCCCCACGACTGGCTGCCAAAGAAG ACCCCTCATATGATTCAGTACGGCGGACTGGCTGGTCCAACAACATGCACAGTGGCAAAG GCTCACCAGTGGTTActcaaaatgtgacaaagactgCTGAGCAACCACGCGCTCAGCCAG ATCCCTATCAGATTCTGGGCCCCACCAGCAGTCGACTTGCCAATCCAG GTTCAGGTCAGATCCAACTGTGGCAGTTCCTCCTGGAGCTTCTGTCCGACAGCGCTAATGCAGGCTGCATCACTTGGGAAGGCACCAACGGAGAGTTCAAGATGACGGATCCCGACGAGGTGGCGCGGCGCTGGGGCGAGCGCAAGAGCAAGCCCAACATGAACTATGACAAGCTGAGCCGTGCGTTGCGCTACTATTATGACAAAAACATCATGACGAAGGTGCACGGCAAACGCTACGCATACAAGTTTGACTTCCATGGGATTGCTCAGGCGCTGCAGCCGCACCCCACCGAGTCCTCCATGTACAAATATCCTTCTGAACTAGCCTACGTGCCCTCCTACCACGCCCACCAGCAGAAGGTCAACTTTGTGTCCCCACACCCTCCGTCAATGCCCGTCACTTCCTCCAATTTCTTTGGACCCACAACTCAGTACTGGAGCTCACCTACTGCAGGGATCTACCCCAACCCAAATGTCCCTCGCCACCCAAACACTCATGTGCCATCCCACTTGGGCAGTTATTATTGA